A part of Oncorhynchus masou masou isolate Uvic2021 chromosome 30, UVic_Omas_1.1, whole genome shotgun sequence genomic DNA contains:
- the LOC135522407 gene encoding interleukin-31 receptor subunit alpha-like isoform X1, protein MRQRPMEVCRLLHGTEYHIQIWVGYHQSPWSEWSNSNTAVTLERAPTRPLKSWMKVSREQRQKHHGVYLFWKPFSSLPGGQWKCSLVLGTLQGHPAPPEVEVFQHRVLAAVSDVNVLPHHERSLLVQWTSIHSSSVTGYVVEWRPLWKMDPSLILFDHMDRNQSSTLISESIEPYNPYGISVYPQYKDGIGLPQTVEAYSRQKAPSAAPNLRVRETLDSRIELTWEETPLCQRNGIVQSYQVFYWDEQGNTKVVTVELGKKRVVLRELNPSSSYKAFIMVGTGGKSLNGSEVTLKAEPMDAFAIILIVISSGGELSLPIIISVLACFSTHERSSSLDDQTTGPERRSNPDIHCPAMEWTSSFADILPGSTTRGGTATAIPIWTFAAEP, encoded by the exons ATGCGCCAGAGACCCATGGAGGTGTGTCGTCTGCTCCACGGGACAGAGTACCACATCCAGATATGGGTCGGGTATCACCAGAGTCCATGGAGCGAATGGAGTAACAGCAATACTGCAGTCACGCTTGAGAGGG CTCCCACCAGACCACTCAAATCTTGGATGAAGGTATCTAGGGAGCAGAGACAAAAGCATCACGGTGTATACTTGTTTTGGAAG CCATTTTCCAGCTTGCCAGGGGGGCAATGGAAGTGTTCCTTAGTGCTGGGAACACTGCAGGGACATCCAGCCCCTCCTGAGGTGGAGGTGTTTCAACACAGAG TTCTGGCAGCAGTCTCTGACGTCAATGTCCTTCCTCATCATGAGAGATCACTACTGGTCCAGTGGACAAGCATACATTCATCCAGTGTCACAGGCTATGTGGTGGAGTGGAGGCCATTGTGGAAAATGGACCCTTCCCTCATCTTGTTTGACCACATGGACAGGAATCAATCCAGCACTCTAATATCAG AGAGCATCGAGCCATACAATCCCTATGGGATCTCTGTATATCCTCAGTATAAGGACGGAATTGGCCTTCCTCAAACCGTCGAGGCGTACTCTAGACAAAAGG CCCCATCTGCCGCCCCAAATCTGAGGGTGCGGGAGACGTTGGATTCTCGTATTGAGCTTACCTGGGAGGAAACTCCGCTATGCCAGAGGAATGGGATCGTGCAGAGCTACCAGGTCTTCTACTGGGATGAGCAGGGAAACACCAAAG TTGTGACTGTTGAGCTGGGAAAGAAGAGGGTGGTTCTAAGAGAGCTCAACCCTTCCTCCTCATACAAAGCCTTTATTATGGTTGGCACAGGTGGCAAGAGTCTGAATGGATCAGAGGTTACCCTCAAAGCTGAACCAATGG ATGCCTTTGCTATCATCTTGATAGTTATTTCCTCTGGTGGTGAGCTGTCATTGCCCATCATTATCTCAGTTCTGGCCTGCTTCTCAACACATGAACG ATCTTCCAGTCTGGACGACCAGACAACGGGTCCGGAACGGAGATCCAATCCGGACATCCACTGCCCAGCCATGGAGTGGACTTCTTCATTTGCAGACATCCTACCCGGGTCGACCACCAGAGGGGGGACTGCAACGGCAATCCCAATCTGGACATTCGCTGCCGAGCCATAG
- the LOC135522407 gene encoding interleukin-31 receptor subunit alpha-like isoform X5, with protein MRQRPMEVCRLLHGTEYHIQIWVGYHQSPWSEWSNSNTAVTLERAPTRPLKSWMKVSREQRQKHHGVYLFWKPFSSLPGGQWKCSLVLGTLQGHPAPPEVEVFQHRVLAAVSDVNVLPHHERSLLVQWTSIHSSSVTGYVVEWRPLWKMDPSLILFDHMDRNQSSTLISESIEPYNPYGISVYPQYKDGIGLPQTVEAYSRQKAPSAAPNLRVRETLDSRIELTWEETPLCQRNGIVQSYQVFYWDEQGNTKVVTVELGKKRVVLRELNPSSSYKAFIMVGTGGKSLNGSEVTLKAEPMDAFAIILIVISSGGELSLPIIISVLACFSTHERSWFVMPQFKKIRW; from the exons ATGCGCCAGAGACCCATGGAGGTGTGTCGTCTGCTCCACGGGACAGAGTACCACATCCAGATATGGGTCGGGTATCACCAGAGTCCATGGAGCGAATGGAGTAACAGCAATACTGCAGTCACGCTTGAGAGGG CTCCCACCAGACCACTCAAATCTTGGATGAAGGTATCTAGGGAGCAGAGACAAAAGCATCACGGTGTATACTTGTTTTGGAAG CCATTTTCCAGCTTGCCAGGGGGGCAATGGAAGTGTTCCTTAGTGCTGGGAACACTGCAGGGACATCCAGCCCCTCCTGAGGTGGAGGTGTTTCAACACAGAG TTCTGGCAGCAGTCTCTGACGTCAATGTCCTTCCTCATCATGAGAGATCACTACTGGTCCAGTGGACAAGCATACATTCATCCAGTGTCACAGGCTATGTGGTGGAGTGGAGGCCATTGTGGAAAATGGACCCTTCCCTCATCTTGTTTGACCACATGGACAGGAATCAATCCAGCACTCTAATATCAG AGAGCATCGAGCCATACAATCCCTATGGGATCTCTGTATATCCTCAGTATAAGGACGGAATTGGCCTTCCTCAAACCGTCGAGGCGTACTCTAGACAAAAGG CCCCATCTGCCGCCCCAAATCTGAGGGTGCGGGAGACGTTGGATTCTCGTATTGAGCTTACCTGGGAGGAAACTCCGCTATGCCAGAGGAATGGGATCGTGCAGAGCTACCAGGTCTTCTACTGGGATGAGCAGGGAAACACCAAAG TTGTGACTGTTGAGCTGGGAAAGAAGAGGGTGGTTCTAAGAGAGCTCAACCCTTCCTCCTCATACAAAGCCTTTATTATGGTTGGCACAGGTGGCAAGAGTCTGAATGGATCAGAGGTTACCCTCAAAGCTGAACCAATGG ATGCCTTTGCTATCATCTTGATAGTTATTTCCTCTGGTGGTGAGCTGTCATTGCCCATCATTATCTCAGTTCTGGCCTGCTTCTCAACACATGAACG GTCATGGTTTGTCATGCCTCAATTTAAGAAGATCAGATGGTGA
- the LOC135522407 gene encoding interleukin-31 receptor subunit alpha-like isoform X4 — protein MRQRPMEVCRLLHGTEYHIQIWVGYHQSPWSEWSNSNTAVTLERAPTRPLKSWMKVSREQRQKHHGVYLFWKPFSSLPGGQWKCSLVLGTLQGHPAPPEVEVFQHRVLAAVSDVNVLPHHERSLLVQWTSIHSSSVTGYVVEWRPLWKMDPSLILFDHMDRNQSSTLISESIEPYNPYGISVYPQYKDGIGLPQTVEAYSRQKAPSAAPNLRVRETLDSRIELTWEETPLCQRNGIVQSYQVFYWDEQGNTKVVTVELGKKRVVLRELNPSSSYKAFIMVGTGGKSLNGSEVTLKAEPMDAFAIILIVISSGGELSLPIIISVLACFSTHERSDGDSGLSRVRQPGKTSM, from the exons ATGCGCCAGAGACCCATGGAGGTGTGTCGTCTGCTCCACGGGACAGAGTACCACATCCAGATATGGGTCGGGTATCACCAGAGTCCATGGAGCGAATGGAGTAACAGCAATACTGCAGTCACGCTTGAGAGGG CTCCCACCAGACCACTCAAATCTTGGATGAAGGTATCTAGGGAGCAGAGACAAAAGCATCACGGTGTATACTTGTTTTGGAAG CCATTTTCCAGCTTGCCAGGGGGGCAATGGAAGTGTTCCTTAGTGCTGGGAACACTGCAGGGACATCCAGCCCCTCCTGAGGTGGAGGTGTTTCAACACAGAG TTCTGGCAGCAGTCTCTGACGTCAATGTCCTTCCTCATCATGAGAGATCACTACTGGTCCAGTGGACAAGCATACATTCATCCAGTGTCACAGGCTATGTGGTGGAGTGGAGGCCATTGTGGAAAATGGACCCTTCCCTCATCTTGTTTGACCACATGGACAGGAATCAATCCAGCACTCTAATATCAG AGAGCATCGAGCCATACAATCCCTATGGGATCTCTGTATATCCTCAGTATAAGGACGGAATTGGCCTTCCTCAAACCGTCGAGGCGTACTCTAGACAAAAGG CCCCATCTGCCGCCCCAAATCTGAGGGTGCGGGAGACGTTGGATTCTCGTATTGAGCTTACCTGGGAGGAAACTCCGCTATGCCAGAGGAATGGGATCGTGCAGAGCTACCAGGTCTTCTACTGGGATGAGCAGGGAAACACCAAAG TTGTGACTGTTGAGCTGGGAAAGAAGAGGGTGGTTCTAAGAGAGCTCAACCCTTCCTCCTCATACAAAGCCTTTATTATGGTTGGCACAGGTGGCAAGAGTCTGAATGGATCAGAGGTTACCCTCAAAGCTGAACCAATGG ATGCCTTTGCTATCATCTTGATAGTTATTTCCTCTGGTGGTGAGCTGTCATTGCCCATCATTATCTCAGTTCTGGCCTGCTTCTCAACACATGAACG ATCAGATGGTGACAGTGGACTCAGCAGAGTcaggcagccagggaagaccagtatGTGA
- the LOC135522407 gene encoding interleukin-31 receptor subunit alpha-like isoform X3, with the protein MRQRPMEVCRLLHGTEYHIQIWVGYHQSPWSEWSNSNTAVTLERAPTRPLKSWMKVSREQRQKHHGVYLFWKPFSSLPGGQWKCSLVLGTLQGHPAPPEVEVFQHRVLAAVSDVNVLPHHERSLLVQWTSIHSSSVTGYVVEWRPLWKMDPSLILFDHMDRNQSSTLISESIEPYNPYGISVYPQYKDGIGLPQTVEAYSRQKAPSAAPNLRVRETLDSRIELTWEETPLCQRNGIVQSYQVFYWDEQGNTKVVTVELGKKRVVLRELNPSSSYKAFIMVGTGGKSLNGSEVTLKAEPMDAFAIILIVISSGGELSLPIIISVLACFSTHERRSDGDSGLSRVRQPGKTSM; encoded by the exons ATGCGCCAGAGACCCATGGAGGTGTGTCGTCTGCTCCACGGGACAGAGTACCACATCCAGATATGGGTCGGGTATCACCAGAGTCCATGGAGCGAATGGAGTAACAGCAATACTGCAGTCACGCTTGAGAGGG CTCCCACCAGACCACTCAAATCTTGGATGAAGGTATCTAGGGAGCAGAGACAAAAGCATCACGGTGTATACTTGTTTTGGAAG CCATTTTCCAGCTTGCCAGGGGGGCAATGGAAGTGTTCCTTAGTGCTGGGAACACTGCAGGGACATCCAGCCCCTCCTGAGGTGGAGGTGTTTCAACACAGAG TTCTGGCAGCAGTCTCTGACGTCAATGTCCTTCCTCATCATGAGAGATCACTACTGGTCCAGTGGACAAGCATACATTCATCCAGTGTCACAGGCTATGTGGTGGAGTGGAGGCCATTGTGGAAAATGGACCCTTCCCTCATCTTGTTTGACCACATGGACAGGAATCAATCCAGCACTCTAATATCAG AGAGCATCGAGCCATACAATCCCTATGGGATCTCTGTATATCCTCAGTATAAGGACGGAATTGGCCTTCCTCAAACCGTCGAGGCGTACTCTAGACAAAAGG CCCCATCTGCCGCCCCAAATCTGAGGGTGCGGGAGACGTTGGATTCTCGTATTGAGCTTACCTGGGAGGAAACTCCGCTATGCCAGAGGAATGGGATCGTGCAGAGCTACCAGGTCTTCTACTGGGATGAGCAGGGAAACACCAAAG TTGTGACTGTTGAGCTGGGAAAGAAGAGGGTGGTTCTAAGAGAGCTCAACCCTTCCTCCTCATACAAAGCCTTTATTATGGTTGGCACAGGTGGCAAGAGTCTGAATGGATCAGAGGTTACCCTCAAAGCTGAACCAATGG ATGCCTTTGCTATCATCTTGATAGTTATTTCCTCTGGTGGTGAGCTGTCATTGCCCATCATTATCTCAGTTCTGGCCTGCTTCTCAACACATGAACG AAGATCAGATGGTGACAGTGGACTCAGCAGAGTcaggcagccagggaagaccagtatGTGA